A DNA window from Hevea brasiliensis isolate MT/VB/25A 57/8 chromosome 2, ASM3005281v1, whole genome shotgun sequence contains the following coding sequences:
- the LOC131175805 gene encoding protein ELC-like: protein MAPASSIKFIDTALSCTSPYALSYPDPKQKWLIRKHLLSLIQDYPIFTPSTDTFTHNDGTSVNLLNATGNLRVSRYTPPIPLTIWVHENYPYMPPLVFVLVNSMTPIHRDHPFVDLSGSTSSPYLQTWLFPRCNLTNLVRKLVKIFTHDHPFIYNSPVAGFSHPSLVSRMEALDRLSGMLHYDMMAFLAKNEEEVENLSKLQEELIKRDTITRNMISSLEQERSSLKDNVTKLTDEADVVMNWLRVNDANSVAVGRDEMEEAFEAADEESKLKIECLSGDRAIEDLIYALDKAVEEGTVPFDAYIKQVRALAREQFYSRAMLVELAKGRHLFSWSA from the coding sequence ATGGCACCAGCATCTTCAATCAAATTCATTGATACTGCACTTTCTTGTACCAGCCCTTATGCACTATCCTACCCTGACCCTAAACAAAAATGGCTAATCAGAAAACACCTTCTTTCACTAATCCAGGACTATCCAATTTTCACACCTTCCACCGATACATTCACCCACAACGATGGCACCAGCGTGAACCTTCTGAACGCCACCGGCAATCTCCGGGTCTCCAGGTATACCCCTCCTATACCTCTCACCATTTGGGTTCATGAAAACTACCCTTACATGCCTCCTTTGGTCTTTGTATTGGTAAATTCGATGACTCCAATTCATCGAGACCACCCTTTTGTTGACCTTTCTGGTTCTACCTCTTCTCCTTATCTCCAAACTTGGCTATTCCCTCGATGCAACCTCACCAACCTTGTTCGTAAGCTTGTCAAGATTTTCACTCATGACCATCCTTTCATTTATAATTCCCCTGTTGCAGGCTTCTCTCACCCCTCCCTTGTCTCAAGGATGGAGGCTCTTGATCGTCTTTCGGGCATGCTTCACTATGATATGATGGCCTTTTTGGCCAAAAATGAAGAGGAAGTGGAGAACTTGTCTAAGTTGCAGGAAGAATTGATCAAGCGAGATACTATAACTAGAAACATGATCAGTAGTCTTGAACAAGAAAGGTCCAGCCTTAAGGACAATGTAACGAAGCTGACGGATGAAGCTGATGTGGTAATGAACTGGTTGAGAGTCAATGATGCGAACTCAGTTGCAGTGGGACGAGATGAAATGGAAGAGGCATTTGAAGCTGCAGATGAAGAatcaaaattgaagattgaatgtTTGAGTGGAGATCGGGCCATAGAGGATTTGATATATGCATTGGACAAGGCAGTCGAGGAAGGGACAGTGCCTTTTGATGCATACATTAAGCAAGTGAGAGCGTTGGCAAGAGAGCAGTTCTACAGTAGAGCTATGCTTGTAGAACTAGCAAAAGGTCGTCACCTTTTCAGTTGGTCCGCCTGA